The following are encoded in a window of Solibacillus sp. FSL R7-0668 genomic DNA:
- a CDS encoding YobI family P-loop NTPase encodes MDALEFRSLIPDPELDEKKQPYIDAIKWAINNPEIKNIAITGAYGAGKSSIIDTFIKHENMEKNTVKISIATFDKESIKNATDEVNNIPIENVLEQQILQQLFYKIEPDKIPFSQFTRINEINKYKAFSLISFIFFMCIIGYLILFKDGFNKGWELFISEDINKTILVSLLSFSLFILFTLLIYICVLIFQKLGLSKFGFGNTSIEVVTKDNNTVFNRYLDEIIYFFQQSKFQYVVFEDLDRFENIGIYERLKGLNIILNGTKQLENQNIIFIYALKDDLFTNNDSNHDIYNRTKFFDFIIPTIKVAHSSNAESLLLNILSNEFICEEKPNGLTKDFIEDIALFINDMRILINICNEYKIYKEALNNNSITFNRLFAFIVYKNIHPGDYSKLLNNEGKLFEILNIRDKIINQIENDIQEIQHKINMGIQSDMYNPMDIALLFNFKKKEELRYINKISIHNSSGEFIQSIEANNSYNSDIRFTGLFESCIGLENDFTVHLYRSNYQPIIQQGKAFFSSVSDGNYLERYEWIYYKSETENLKNDKEELHKKIQRIKRESLSKLIKSGEIECELLENLKSGSELIYFLIRHGWIDESYEDYLSYFYAGSLTNNDMKFLKAVRNGTILEVDFTLTNIPKIIDRIKLEEVSSNAIFNYNLFNYMIKNSEKYWYKLKKIISHMFNNNDEGIKNYYGFIENSYKNQEYKIIGDLFHLSMKIDIHFWIHTIDELDSVQKQKYLYFIISSWNYVKPNEFELGGWESLKEYTEEQHLPSLYENCSEENIQKFSGNLNVKFKNISTLDLGNLSYLIKNSLFEINKINMQHLLQDINIKNAIDNELFGNYIEENIESFIYNVINNLDSYIEDETVLINFLNNEELSDGAKFILVEKYSGKLNDISRLNSVKEIISKNKFKSNVNNLDFILNHEDYNDSFINLNKILNNPLNITELLNDKENINKLEGDNYQKLMNELIISENIDRTILQNLAGNSSYIMIEPTVIINTSTVIIDKLEALISIDAVYWSIEVYKFIYSLSEKQISLLYLYNAIELYNKGEIQELQGDLVDLNSEGILPWTEKLVNLLIKEFEFMDDDMVNYFDRVSSEVSEEYILREINGNIPLSTLLNFKWNSEKANTAYFIALLKSGLSSDDIKIQIEEAKYWDKEIYDELFNFSKEYATRYALNQESQLYDRIFSQEDFDLFTKENFDDNLIINLFNYNKFESSIDFRNWLLKKQRYERILEFHNSEKIVSSFVEQEDISKMAKFYIEKANLSRTQIFELFSKLKPPYNSIGLRKGNRIHFSNEENNLELMNFLAERKIVSLNITITEEEIIINNKMK; translated from the coding sequence ATGGACGCTTTGGAATTTAGAAGTCTTATACCAGATCCTGAATTAGATGAAAAAAAACAACCATATATAGATGCTATTAAATGGGCGATAAATAATCCAGAAATAAAGAACATAGCAATTACTGGGGCTTATGGTGCGGGTAAAAGTAGTATAATTGATACTTTTATTAAACATGAAAATATGGAGAAGAATACTGTTAAAATCTCAATAGCTACATTTGATAAAGAGTCAATAAAAAATGCTACAGATGAAGTAAACAATATACCCATTGAAAACGTTTTAGAACAACAAATATTGCAGCAATTATTTTACAAGATTGAACCTGATAAAATCCCTTTTTCACAGTTCACTCGAATCAATGAGATTAATAAATATAAAGCTTTTTCTCTCATTTCATTTATTTTTTTTATGTGTATTATAGGCTATCTTATTTTATTTAAAGATGGATTTAATAAAGGATGGGAGTTATTTATCTCTGAAGATATAAATAAAACGATTTTAGTTTCATTATTGAGCTTCAGTCTTTTTATATTGTTTACATTATTAATATATATATGTGTATTGATATTCCAAAAATTGGGGCTCAGCAAATTTGGTTTTGGAAATACTTCAATTGAAGTTGTTACAAAAGATAATAATACTGTGTTTAATAGATATTTAGATGAAATAATTTACTTCTTTCAACAATCTAAATTTCAGTATGTTGTATTTGAAGATTTAGATAGATTTGAAAATATAGGGATTTATGAACGATTAAAAGGATTAAATATAATCTTAAACGGTACAAAACAATTAGAAAATCAAAATATTATTTTTATTTATGCTTTAAAGGATGATTTATTTACTAATAACGATAGTAACCATGATATTTATAATAGAACTAAATTTTTTGATTTTATAATTCCAACTATTAAAGTTGCACATAGTTCTAATGCTGAAAGTTTATTATTAAATATATTATCTAATGAATTTATTTGTGAAGAAAAACCAAATGGACTTACTAAAGATTTCATTGAAGATATAGCACTATTTATAAATGATATGAGGATATTAATTAATATCTGCAATGAATATAAAATTTATAAGGAAGCATTAAATAATAATAGTATTACTTTTAATAGATTATTTGCTTTTATAGTATATAAGAATATTCATCCTGGCGATTATTCTAAACTATTGAATAATGAGGGTAAGTTGTTCGAAATATTAAATATAAGGGATAAAATAATAAATCAAATTGAAAATGATATTCAAGAAATCCAACATAAAATAAATATGGGTATTCAATCAGATATGTATAATCCAATGGATATAGCACTATTATTCAATTTTAAGAAAAAAGAAGAATTAAGGTATATAAATAAAATAAGTATTCATAATTCATCAGGAGAATTTATTCAATCTATAGAGGCAAATAATAGTTATAATTCTGATATTCGATTTACAGGTCTATTTGAAAGTTGTATAGGATTAGAAAATGATTTTACCGTTCATCTTTATCGATCAAATTATCAACCTATAATACAGCAAGGAAAAGCTTTTTTTTCTAGTGTATCTGATGGTAACTATTTGGAGAGATATGAGTGGATATATTATAAATCAGAAACTGAAAATTTAAAAAATGATAAAGAGGAATTGCATAAAAAAATACAAAGAATTAAAAGAGAATCATTATCTAAATTAATAAAAAGCGGAGAAATAGAATGTGAGTTGTTAGAAAACTTAAAGAGTGGTAGTGAATTAATTTATTTTCTAATACGTCATGGATGGATAGACGAATCATACGAAGATTACTTATCTTATTTTTATGCTGGAAGTTTAACAAATAATGATATGAAGTTTTTAAAAGCAGTTAGAAACGGGACAATTTTAGAAGTAGATTTTACTTTAACTAATATTCCGAAAATAATAGATAGAATTAAATTAGAAGAAGTATCATCTAATGCAATATTCAATTACAACCTATTTAATTATATGATAAAGAATTCAGAAAAATATTGGTACAAGCTGAAAAAAATAATATCCCATATGTTCAATAATAATGATGAGGGGATTAAAAATTATTATGGTTTTATAGAAAACTCATATAAAAATCAAGAATATAAAATAATAGGTGATTTATTTCATTTATCAATGAAAATTGATATACATTTTTGGATTCATACAATAGATGAATTAGATAGTGTTCAAAAGCAAAAATACCTGTATTTTATAATCAGTAGTTGGAATTATGTTAAACCTAATGAATTTGAATTGGGGGGGTGGGAAAGTTTAAAGGAATATACTGAAGAGCAGCATTTACCAAGTTTATATGAGAATTGTTCAGAAGAAAACATTCAAAAATTTTCTGGTAATTTAAATGTGAAATTTAAAAATATATCTACATTAGATTTAGGAAACTTATCATATTTAATTAAAAATAGTTTATTTGAAATAAATAAAATAAACATGCAACATTTACTTCAAGATATAAATATAAAAAATGCAATCGACAATGAGCTTTTTGGTAATTATATTGAAGAGAATATAGAAAGTTTTATTTACAATGTTATCAATAATTTAGATAGTTATATAGAGGACGAGACAGTACTTATCAATTTTTTAAATAATGAAGAGTTATCAGATGGAGCTAAATTTATATTGGTTGAAAAATACTCCGGAAAATTAAATGATATTTCAAGGTTGAATTCAGTAAAGGAAATTATAAGTAAAAACAAATTTAAATCTAACGTAAATAATTTAGATTTTATATTAAACCATGAAGATTATAACGATAGCTTTATAAACTTAAATAAAATCCTTAATAATCCTTTAAATATTACAGAATTATTAAATGATAAGGAAAATATTAACAAACTAGAAGGTGATAATTATCAAAAGTTAATGAATGAATTGATTATTAGTGAAAATATTGATAGGACTATCCTTCAAAATTTAGCGGGAAATTCTTCCTACATTATGATTGAACCTACAGTGATTATTAATACCTCAACTGTTATTATTGATAAGTTAGAAGCATTAATAAGTATTGATGCTGTTTATTGGTCTATAGAAGTTTATAAGTTTATTTATTCTTTATCAGAAAAACAAATCTCATTATTATATTTATATAATGCAATTGAATTGTACAATAAAGGTGAAATACAGGAATTGCAAGGAGACCTTGTAGATTTGAATTCAGAAGGGATATTACCATGGACAGAAAAGTTAGTTAATTTATTGATTAAGGAATTTGAATTTATGGATGATGACATGGTTAATTATTTTGATCGAGTTAGTTCTGAAGTATCAGAAGAATATATTTTAAGAGAAATAAATGGGAATATACCTCTTTCAACATTATTAAATTTTAAATGGAACTCGGAAAAAGCAAATACAGCTTATTTTATTGCCTTATTAAAGAGTGGTTTATCAAGTGATGATATAAAAATTCAAATAGAAGAAGCTAAATATTGGGATAAAGAAATATATGATGAATTGTTTAATTTCTCGAAAGAGTATGCAACACGATATGCATTAAATCAAGAATCCCAACTTTATGATCGTATTTTCTCGCAGGAAGATTTCGATTTATTTACGAAGGAAAATTTTGATGATAATCTAATTATTAATTTATTTAACTATAATAAATTTGAATCGAGTATAGATTTTAGAAATTGGTTACTTAAAAAACAAAGATATGAAAGAATTTTAGAGTTTCATAATAGTGAGAAAATAGTGAGCAGTTTTGTAGAACAAGAAGATATTTCAAAAATGGCTAAATTCTATATTGAGAAAGCAAACTTATCTAGGACTCAGATTTTTGAATTATTTTCTAAACTTAAACCTCCATATAATTCCATCGGATTAAGGAAAGGAAATCGTATCCATTTCTCTAATGAGGAAAATAATTTAGAACTAATGAATTTTTTAGCTGAAAGGAAAATTGTGTCCCTAAACATTACAATTACAGAAGAGGAAATAATAATAAATAATAAAATGAAATAG
- a CDS encoding GTPase, protein MALVGYINSGKSSTINKLMNEELAMVGAKPEET, encoded by the coding sequence TTGGCTTTAGTAGGATATATCAATAGCGGAAAATCTTCCACTATTAATAAACTTATGAATGAAGAATTAGCTATGGTAGGAGCTAAACCTGAAGAAACTTGA